Proteins co-encoded in one Setaria viridis chromosome 9, Setaria_viridis_v4.0, whole genome shotgun sequence genomic window:
- the LOC117838879 gene encoding uncharacterized protein yields the protein MAADASAGDGKRREKRTASASAMHACVGVFRLICVACAIDWLSGTGSTPAGLMALMAAALAAGWFVSAVRPPPPTPCGTPGGPPVTAPRARMRDGRYLAYAESGVSRDRARFKVVYSHGFSGGRMDSPRASQELLEELGVYMVAFDRAGYGESDPDPRRSLRSAALDIEDLADALGLGEKFHLICSSLGTHAGWAAIRYIPHRLAGVAMMAPVVNYRWRGLPRGLARRLYRAQPAGDQWSLRVAYYAPWLLHWWMSQPWLPTSTVIDGSGSFPNELDEKNRVMALSNGMFHQRARLATQQGIQESFYRDMAVMFGRWPEFEPMDLEEPPFPVHVFQGDEDGVVPVQLQRHICRRLGWVNYHELPGVGHFQSAVPGLGDRIVSTLLTAPASA from the exons ATGGCCGCAGATGCTTCCGCTGGCGATGGCAAGCGGCGCGAGAAGCGCACGGCCAGCGCGTCAGCAATGCACGCGTGCGTCGGCGTCTTCCGGCTCATCTGCGTAGCGTGCGCGATCGACTGGCTGTCGGGCACCGGGAGCACCCCGGCGGGGCTGATGGcgctgatggcggcggcgctggcggcggggtgGTTCGTGAGcgccgtccggccgccgccgccgacgccgtgcGGGACGCCCGGGGGCCCGCCAGTGACGGCGCCGAGGGCTCGGATGCGGGACGGGCGGTACCTGGCGTACGCCGAGTCCGGGGTGAGCCGGGACAGGGCCCGGTTCAAGGTGGTGTACTCGCACGGCTTCTCCGGCGGCCGCATGGACTCGCCCCGCGCCTCCCAG GAGCTGCTGGAGGAGCTGGGCGTGTACATGGTGGCGTTCGACCGGGCCGGGTACGGCGAGAGCGACCCGGACCCCCGGCGGTCGCTGCGCAGCGCGGCGCTGGACATCGAGGACCTCGCCGACGCGCTGGGCCTCGGCGAAAAGTTCCACCTCATCTGCTCCTCCCTCGGCACCCACGCCGGCTGGGCCGCCATCCGGTACATCCCGCACAGGCTGGCCGGGGTGGCGATGATGGCACCGGTGGTCAACTACCGCTGGCGCGGGCTGCCGCGGGGGCTGGCCCGGCGGCTCTACCGGGCGCAGCCGGCGGGCGACCAGTGGTCGCTCCGGGTCGCCTACTACGCGCCGTGGCTGCTGCACTGGTGGATGAGCCAGCCGTGGCTGCCCACCTCCACCGTCATCGACGGCTCCGGGTCCTTCCCCAACGAGCTCGACGAGAAGAACCGCGTCATGGCGCTCTCCAACGGCATGTTCCACCAG AGGGCGAGGCTGGCGACGCAGCAGGGGATCCAGGAGTCCTTCTACAGGGACATGGCGGTCATGTTCGGGAGGTGGCCGGAGTTCGAGCCGATGGACCTGGAGGAGCCGCCGTTCCCGGTGCACGTGTTCCAgggcgacgaggacggcgtCGTGCCCGTGCAGCTGCAGCGCCACATATGCCGCCGGCTCGGCTGGGTCAACTACCACGAGCTCCCCGGCGTGGGGCACTTCCAGTCGGCGGTGCCAGGGCTCGGAGACAGGATCGTCAGCACGCTTCtgacggcgccggcgtcggcatGA
- the LOC117836993 gene encoding uncharacterized protein encodes MDRLLWALAPALVCGGKQGKGDDATAVVDPMGAALGQLGEWLCRAAVQPPPRVCGTPGGPPVTARQVRLSDGRHLAYEESGVPRDTARCRLVFSHGFTGSRLDSLRASQKVAEELGVYMVGFDRAGYGESDPNPARSVRSAALDMEELADALGLGDKFYVVGFSLRCHAVWGALRHIPHRLAGAAMLAPVVSYWWPGFPADLAAEAYGRQARRDQWALRVSHHAPGILHWWMDQRWLPTSTVVDNTTHLPNKRDAEVRRALAADGTLQRKREMATQQGIHESYYRDMTVMFGKWEFDPMGLPEPPCPLHLWQGDEDGLVPVVLQRHVAGKLGWVNYHELPGTGNFLSAVPGLGDTVLRTLFC; translated from the exons ATGGACCGGCTGCTGTGGGCGTTGGCGCCGGCGCTAGTCTGCGGCGGCAAGCAGGGCAAGGGCGacgacgccaccgccgtcgtggACCCGATGGGCGCGGCGTTGGGGCAGCTGGGCGAGTGGCTGTGCCGGGCAGcggtgcagccgccgccgcgggtgtGCGGGACGCCCGGGGGCCCGCCCGTGACGGCGCGCCAGGTACGGCTCAGCGACGGGCGGCACCTGGCCTACGAGGAGTCCGGCGTGCCCAGGGACACCGCGCGGTGCAGGCTCGTCTTCTCGCACGGCTTCACGGGGTCCCGGCTCGACAGCCTCCGCGCCTCGCAG aaagTGGCCGAGGAGCTGGGCGTGTACATGGTGGGCTTCGACCGCGCCGGCTACGGCGAGAGCGACCCCAACCCGGCCCGCTCCGTGCGCTCCGCGGCGCTGGACATGGAGGAGCTCGCCGACGCGCTGGGCCTCGGCGACAAGTTCTACGTCGTGGGCTTCTCCCTCCGGTGCCACGCCGTGTGGGGCGCGCTTCGGCACATCCCGCACCGGCTGGCGGGCGCCGCGATGCTGGCGCCCGTCGTCAGCTACTGGTGGCCCGGCTTCCCCGCCGACCTGGCTGCTGAGGCGTACGGCCGGCAGGCCCGCCGCGACCAGTGGGCGCTCCGCGTGTCCCACCACGCCCCCGGCATCCTCCACTGGTGGATGGACCAGCGGTGGTTGCCCACCTCCACCGTCGTCGACAACACCACGCACCTCCCCAACAAGCGCGACGCCGAGgtccgccgcgcgctcgccgccgacggcacGCTGCAGAGGAAGCGGGAGATGGCGACGCAGCAGGGGATCCACGAGTCCTACTACCGGGACATGACGGTGATGTTCGGCAAGTGGGAGTTTGACCCCATGGGCCTGCCGGAGCCGCCGTGCCCCTTGCACCTGTGGCAGGGCGACGAGGACGGCCTCGTCCCCGTCGTGCTGCAGCGCCATGTCGCCGGGAAGCTCGGATGGGTCAACTACCACGAGCTCCCCGGCACCGGAAACTTCCTCTCCGCCGTCCCCGGACTCGGGGACACCGTGCTCCGGACACTTTTCTGCTGA
- the LOC140221203 gene encoding uncharacterized protein: MVATWSPFPGLGVERLCSDDSPQKVSDLSWVPDGLGLGIHQPPIEQSIHYVSCVEADSHAQPTQQSACTTLADLSDPIIKSGTKENPTDDDPWGENDEIEYVGVNDEKVFHVDLISDDENEFDCIPDSDEDNDDCAVDGEQGCVIVDHVTDLENPKIEVGVTFEDGQTFKRAIRQYAILNEIEIAAPYSEAKRYRGYCKAKKCKWRIHASQLQDGRTWMLPISIKKIPNKHYCKSTSKLESNCMTDQFWVRDRVVQWLREDPTIGPAALKKKLEEKYLIQLSYWIVYNGKELAIDEILGKWEDSFEHAFAFKEEIERKSHGSIVKIDYEKVGSKIRFSKMFVALKPCIDGFKNGCRPYLGIDSTALTGRWKGQLASAIGIDGHNWMFLVAYGVFGSETKENWGWFMRNLAMAVGSPPGLVISTDAGKGIDIAVTNVFTNGVEHRECMRHLYKNFKKRFHGKVFEKNLWPAARVYRKDLFDMHYNIMKKSSPKALKWIEDNHKHLWARCYFSTASKCDYVTNNIAEVFNNWIKHEKSLPVIDLMDRIRQKIMDKLFQRRRLAMKLKSKVLPHIVKDLNAKSRGLVGYSIHKGVGHTAKISGVYKDLTPWRHAVNLEKRTCTCNKWQITGLPCTHAINLTCSYKGLELEDYVDNCYSISRFKAAYEGWIEPIPDKTLWPQVNIGFKLWPPILKRAAGRPRTRRVKGAEEGGSKNRKKCKRCGQFGHTQKTCNETVYDSDAPPPAPPKPKRKRAKKQKEFITEEVAANTSTPKGKRTTREDITKVAATTSPSTSLRLLQGPSSPFDLNCNPGALTRSRARKLDDINCSPGALTRHRARKLAIEEAEVHGIMALDHLMQI; encoded by the exons ATGGTTGCGACTTGGTCCCCATTCCCCGGTCTTGGAGTGGAGCGACTATGCAGTGATGACTCCCCACAGAAGGTGTCAGACCTGTCCTGGGTTCCTGACGG GCTCGGGCTCGGCATTCATCAGCCACCCATAGAACAAAGCATACATTATGTTTCTTGTGTAGAAGCAGATTCGCATGCACAACCCACACAACAGAGCGCATGTACCACCCTAGCAGATCTCTCTGATCCTATTATTAAATCTGGGACTAAGGAAAACCCTACAGATGATGATCCTTGGGGCGAAAACGATGAAATTGAGTATGTTGGTGTAAATGATGAGAAGGTCTTTCATGTTGACTTGATTTCTGATGATGAAAATGAATTTGATTGCATTCCTGATTCTGATGAAGACAACGATGATTGTGCTGTTGATGGTGAACAAGGCTGTGTGATTGTTGACCATGTAACTGACTTAGAAAATCCGAAGATTGAAGTTGGTGTGACATTTGAGGATGGACAAACCTTTAAAAGAGCAATTAGGCAATATGCTATTCTAAATGAGATTGAAATTGCAGCTCCTTATAGTGAAGCCAAGAGGTACAGAGGATATTGTAAGGCTAAAAAGTGCAAGTGGAGAATACATGCATCACAACTGCAAGATGGAAGGACATGGATGTTACCTATTTCT attaagaagATACCTAACAAGCACTACTGTAAAAGCACAAGCAAACTGGAGAGCAATTGTATGACTGACCAATTTTGGGTTAGGGATAGGGTAGTTCAATGGCTCAGGGAAGACCCAACAATTGGCCCTGCTGCTTTAAAGAAGAAGCTGGAAGAGAAGTACTTGATCCAATTATCATACTGGATTGTCTACAATGGTAAGGAGCTAGCTATTGATGAGATTTTGGGCAAGTGGGAGGATAGTTTTGAACACGCTTTTGCATTCAAGGAAGAGATAGAAAGGAAGTCTCATGGAAGTATAGTTAAGATAGATTATGAAAAGGTTGGGTCCAAGATCAGATTTAGCAAGATGTTTGTTGCTTTGAAGCCATGTATAGACGGATTCAAAAATGGATGTAGACCATACTTGGGCATTGACTCCACGGCTCTTACTGGAAGGTGGAAGGGGCAACTAGCTTCTGCCATAGGTATTGATGGACATAACTGGATGTTCCTTGTGGCATATGGAGTATTTGGATCAGAGACCAAGGAAAATTGGGGATGGTTCATGCGTAACCTAGCAATGGCAGTTGGATCCCCACCCGGACTTGTTATCTCAACTGATGCTGGGAAAGGCATTGACATAGCGGTGACCAATGTCTTCACCAATGGAGTAGAGCACAGGGAATGCATGAGACATTTGTACAAAAACTTCAAAAAGAGATTTCATGGTAAAGTCTTTGAGAAGAATCTGTGGCCAGCAGCAAGAGTTTACAGGAAAGATTTGTTTGACATGCACTACAATATCATGAAGAAATCATCGCCAAAAGCATTGAAGTGGATTGAGGATAATCACAAGCACTTGTGGGCAAGATGTTACTTCTCTACAGCCAGCAAGTGTGATTATGTGACCAATAACATTGCTGAAGTCTTCAACAATTGGATTAAACATGAGAAGTCGCTTCCTGTGATAGATCTAATGGATAGAATTAGACAAAAAATCATGGATAAGCTATTTCAAAGGAGAAGACTTGCCATGAAGCTCAAGAGTAAAGTGCTTCCACACATTGTGAAGGACCTCAATGCAAAAAGTAGAGGATTGGTTGGGTATTCAATCCACAAAGGTGTCGGACACACAGCAAAGATAAGTGGTGTTTACAAGGACTTGACTCCTTGGAGACATGCTGTGAACCTAGAAAAAAGAACATGTACTTGCAATAAATGGCAAATCACTGGTCTACCATGCACCCATGCAATCAATTTGACATGCTCTTACAAGGGTCTAGAGTTGGAGGATTATGTTGACAATTGTTACTCTATATCTAGGTTCAAAGCTGCATATGAAGGTTGGATTGAACCTATACCAGACAAGACACTATGGCCTCAAGTGAACATAGGGTTCAAGCTATGGCCTCCAATACTCAAGAGGGCAGCAGGTAGACCAAGGACAAGGAGAGTGAAAGGAGCTGAGGAAGGAGGCAGCAAGAATAGGAAGAAATGCAAGAGATGTGGTCAATTTGGGCACACTCAGAAAACTTGCAATGAGACTGTGTACGACTCAGAtgctccaccaccagcaccaccaaaaCCTAAGAGAAAGAGAGCCAAGAAGCAAAAGGAATTCATAACAGAGGAGGTAGCCGCCAATACAAGTACACCTAAGGGAAAGAGGACTACGAGGGAAGACATCACAAAAGTAGCAGCAACAACTAGCCCCAGTACATCACTTAGGCTGCTGCAGGGACCATCAAGCCCATTTGACCTTAACTGTAATCCTGGCGCACTGACTAGGAG CCGAGCTAGGAAACTTGATGATATTAACTGCAGTCCTGGAGCACTGACTAGGCA TCGTGCTAGGAAACTTGCAATAGAGGAAGCCGAGGTGCATGGTATAATGGCACTAGACCATCTCATGCAGATCTGA